TCGGCTCCGGTGGCCTCGCCGTGACGGAAGGGGTACACCGTGTCGTGGTGGGTCGTCGCCCAGTGCACAAGCTCGTATGTCAGCTCATCGTGGTTCTGCATCCCGTGCACCAACTGCGCGGGCTCCACGCCGATCTCGAGCGAGGTCGTGAGGGCGAGCCGCAGGAACTCGGTGTTGGCCGTCGCCAGGGCGTGGTGATACCCCGGCCGCGTGACGAAGTCATAGGACAGGTCGGCTCCGACCGCAGCCGTGTCGCGGATGTCCTCGATCGTGAGGTTGAGCTCCTGGAACGTGAAGCCGCCGACCTTTCGCACCATGCCCGCGATGATGTGGTTGGCCGCGTGCGAGAGGGGGTGTCCCTCCGACCACGCCGGGAGACCCTCGGCGCTCTTCTCCACGCCGAGGAAGCCATTGGCGTCGAGCCGGAGAGCGCTCGTTCCGAGATCGCCGAGCGAGTGCAAGGCATCCCCGATGACCAAGCGCATGCCGGCGAACGTCGGGTCGAGCCAGTTGATGGAGGGCTGCCCCTCCTTGAAGTAATGGAGGTAGACCCAGCGGCGTTCCATGCCGTCGGTGCCGACGACCGGTGCCGTCGCGCTCCAGTTCGTCTCCTTCACCCCCGGCGTGTAGAAGATGACGCGCTGAAGCTCGCCGATGATGTACCCCCGCGCGCTGAGTTCGCGCTCGGTGTCCGCGTCGAGATTCACGGAGTCCCGGCCCGAAGGGACCTCGGGGAGCAGACCCCAGTCCTCGCGCGGGATCTCGACCATGTGGTAGATCCCGGGATAGTCCTTGTACGCCATCTCCGCGAGACGGAAGTCCGCGCCCTTCCCCGTGTGGCCGGGGACGATGTCGTCGATGACGCTCCCCCCGTGCGCGTCCGCGACGTCGGCTACCCGTCGGAAGGCGTTCTCGTCACCGAAGTCCGGGTCGATCTGGGTGCTGATGCGGTCGAAGTGGCCATCGACGCTCGGCGTCTCCTGCCAGCCCGTGATCCCACCGGCGCGCTTGACAGGCCCGGTGTGGATGCCGTTGATCCCGACCCATTCGAAGGCCTCCCAGAGCGTCTCGTCGCCGAGCGCATCCAAGAACGACTCGCCGGGCCGCGTGATCAGCGAGATCGGGTAGGCGGTGAACCACACATCGGTGGACTCGATCGCACGCCGCGCGTCCGGGCGCGCGTACGGATTGCGCCACATCGACGGCTGGCCCGAGAGTTGGCGGCTCAGAACGTCCGCGTCCTTGAGCATCGACTGGCGCACGAGCCATTCCACGTACGACGGGTT
This portion of the Microbacterium testaceum StLB037 genome encodes:
- the treS gene encoding maltose alpha-D-glucosyltransferase; translated protein: MDDADERTVMDDETIAAEQTEISYDEQRYPARPRRLRPRDQFRGGTLRRFLTDPRNANGGNPSYVEWLVRQSMLKDADVLSRQLSGQPSMWRNPYARPDARRAIESTDVWFTAYPISLITRPGESFLDALGDETLWEAFEWVGINGIHTGPVKRAGGITGWQETPSVDGHFDRISTQIDPDFGDENAFRRVADVADAHGGSVIDDIVPGHTGKGADFRLAEMAYKDYPGIYHMVEIPREDWGLLPEVPSGRDSVNLDADTERELSARGYIIGELQRVIFYTPGVKETNWSATAPVVGTDGMERRWVYLHYFKEGQPSINWLDPTFAGMRLVIGDALHSLGDLGTSALRLDANGFLGVEKSAEGLPAWSEGHPLSHAANHIIAGMVRKVGGFTFQELNLTIEDIRDTAAVGADLSYDFVTRPGYHHALATANTEFLRLALTTSLEIGVEPAQLVHGMQNHDELTYELVHWATTHHDTVYPFRHGEATGAEIAETVRAELTEKLTVDADYNLVFTQNGIACTTASLIAATQGRATLADITEADAPAIRDAHLLLAKYNSWQPGVFALSGWDLTGSLTVPVDDVRHLIASGDTRWIERGAHDLLDVAPDANGSASGMPRARSLYGSLTAQQNDPSSFLSGLRDVLRIRTDNAIAVASQVDIPQVGHPSMLVMVHRLDGGDRRREDAPLQLTVLNFSGETIEGTVRSEWLVPQSTAVDAATGDVVGRVDELQSFALELGPYAGLFLVMEDAVAE